Proteins from one Campylobacter concisus genomic window:
- the dapB gene encoding 4-hydroxy-tetrahydrodipicolinate reductase, giving the protein MVRIGLYGASGKMAQSIISCLKDEKDATLSIAFSQKNQVENLSSELLTNDFAKFFEACDVIIDFSQKEATMVLLNYARTNPKPLVIGTTGLNDEDKNLLHLASGAMPILYATNMSLGVAVLNRLARIASKTLREFDIEIVEQHHRHKKDAPSGTAMTLAGCVAEARDLNLKDVLVTGRTGMVGARSKDEIAVMALRGGDVVGRHTVGFYNDGEFIELNHTATSRATFSKGAIRAAIWLKDQNSGLYSIDDSLGLDD; this is encoded by the coding sequence TTGGTAAGAATAGGCCTTTACGGCGCTAGCGGAAAGATGGCTCAAAGTATCATTTCTTGTTTAAAAGATGAAAAAGATGCCACTTTAAGCATCGCTTTTAGCCAAAAAAATCAGGTTGAAAATTTAAGTAGCGAACTTTTGACAAACGACTTTGCTAAATTTTTTGAAGCATGCGATGTAATAATCGATTTTAGTCAAAAAGAGGCGACCATGGTGCTGCTAAACTACGCTAGAACTAATCCAAAACCACTAGTTATCGGTACGACCGGACTAAATGACGAAGATAAAAACCTACTTCACCTAGCATCGGGAGCTATGCCTATTCTTTACGCAACAAATATGAGTTTGGGCGTAGCTGTACTAAACCGCCTTGCAAGGATTGCTTCAAAAACATTAAGAGAATTTGACATAGAGATCGTAGAGCAACACCACAGGCACAAAAAGGATGCTCCAAGCGGCACAGCGATGACTTTAGCTGGTTGCGTGGCTGAGGCTAGGGATTTAAATTTAAAAGATGTTTTAGTAACTGGTAGAACTGGCATGGTAGGGGCTAGGAGCAAAGACGAGATCGCAGTCATGGCGCTTCGTGGTGGCGATGTGGTCGGTCGCCACACAGTTGGCTTTTATAATGACGGCGAGTTTATTGAGCTAAATCACACCGCAACGAGTAGGGCAACCTTTTCAAAAGGTGCGATCAGGGCTGCTATTTGGCTAAAAGATCAAAATAGTGGCCTTTACTCGATAGATGATAGTTTAGGACTTGATGATTAA
- a CDS encoding DUF2314 domain-containing protein: MIKFELDDVESYKLEFGDKFYLPEREKRQNLRTGDIVKLIFRFEDDEFAQVERMWVVVSETNNGEFTGILDNEPFTKDCLNAGDEIKFNYKNVLEIYKDDEN, from the coding sequence ATGATTAAATTTGAGCTTGATGATGTAGAGAGCTACAAGCTAGAATTTGGTGATAAATTCTACCTGCCGGAGCGTGAAAAGCGTCAAAATTTAAGAACTGGCGATATAGTAAAGCTTATATTTAGATTTGAAGATGATGAATTTGCTCAGGTTGAGCGCATGTGGGTGGTCGTTAGTGAGACAAATAACGGCGAATTTACCGGCATTTTAGACAATGAACCATTTACAAAAGACTGTTTAAATGCTGGCGATGAGATCAAGTTTAACTACAAAAATGTTCTTGAAATTTACAAAGATGATGAAAACTAA
- the purF gene encoding amidophosphoribosyltransferase produces MCAIVGIINSKDAAKTAYYALFSMQHRGQEASGISVCDDGEISTHKGNGLVTEVFNEEILRSLKGDMAIGHNRYATAGKNSGRDAQPIAANYSLGQISIVHNGNLVNKDEVRDELIKDGAIFQTNMDTENIIHLIARNHSEHLQDRIIAALDKIKGAYCLLIQSRHKTFAIRDRWGVRPLSLGRLKDGGYIVASETCAFDLVGASFIRDIRPGEMIVFEHGKSEFQSIQIYDPDPRICAFEYIYFARPDSVIEGKSVYEVRKKMGEVLAKKSKIKADFVVPVPDSGVPAALGYANESKIPFELAITRNHYVGRTFIEPSQEMRNLKVKLKLNPMSSVLKGKSIVVIDDSIVRGTTSKKVVDLLRHAGAKEIHFRVACPELKYPERYGIDTPSFEELISSKKNAEEVREYIGADSLEFLSIDELKESIGNERKYSLVSFDGDYFIK; encoded by the coding sequence ATGTGTGCAATAGTTGGTATTATAAATTCTAAAGATGCAGCAAAGACCGCGTATTATGCGTTATTTTCTATGCAGCATCGTGGCCAAGAGGCAAGTGGTATTAGCGTTTGTGATGACGGAGAAATTTCTACTCACAAGGGTAATGGCCTAGTTACAGAGGTCTTTAATGAAGAAATTTTAAGATCACTAAAAGGTGATATGGCGATCGGTCACAACCGCTATGCAACTGCTGGTAAAAACTCAGGTCGTGACGCCCAGCCAATAGCCGCTAACTATTCTTTGGGACAAATTTCAATCGTCCATAATGGAAATTTGGTAAATAAAGATGAGGTTAGAGATGAGCTTATTAAGGATGGTGCGATATTTCAGACAAATATGGATACTGAAAATATCATCCATCTAATCGCAAGAAACCATAGCGAACACTTGCAGGACCGCATTATTGCGGCACTTGACAAGATAAAGGGTGCTTATTGTCTGCTTATCCAGTCACGCCATAAAACCTTTGCCATAAGAGATCGCTGGGGTGTTAGGCCACTAAGTCTTGGCAGGCTAAAAGATGGTGGATATATCGTAGCTAGCGAGACTTGTGCTTTTGATCTTGTGGGGGCTAGCTTTATAAGAGATATTAGGCCTGGTGAGATGATAGTTTTTGAACATGGAAAAAGTGAGTTTCAAAGTATCCAAATTTATGATCCAGATCCTAGAATTTGTGCATTTGAATATATCTATTTTGCTCGCCCAGATAGCGTGATAGAAGGTAAAAGTGTCTATGAAGTTAGAAAAAAAATGGGTGAAGTACTAGCTAAGAAGAGCAAAATTAAAGCAGATTTTGTCGTACCTGTACCAGATAGTGGAGTACCAGCAGCACTTGGATATGCAAATGAGAGCAAAATCCCATTTGAGCTAGCTATCACTAGGAACCACTATGTGGGTAGAACCTTCATTGAGCCAAGCCAAGAGATGAGGAATTTAAAAGTTAAGCTAAAACTTAACCCGATGTCATCGGTTCTAAAGGGTAAAAGTATCGTTGTTATTGATGATAGTATCGTTCGCGGTACTACTTCAAAAAAGGTGGTTGATCTTTTAAGACATGCGGGCGCTAAAGAGATTCATTTTAGAGTCGCATGCCCTGAGCTTAAATACCCAGAGCGATACGGTATCGATACGCCAAGCTTTGAAGAGTTAATAAGCTCTAAAAAAAATGCAGAGGAAGTAAGAGAATATATCGGTGCAGATAGCTTAGAATTTTTAAGTATAGACGAACTTAAAGAAAGTATCGGTAATGAGCGAAAATATTCGCTTGTAAGCTTTGATGGTGACTATTTCATAAAGTGA
- a CDS encoding DUF2393 family protein: MSSAYFTIVHIIVLFAIALLSILFLVLSLRAERKLFLSLFFTNILVSTTLAVFLMLVLDKYTKKGMLENVKSERILRNESIVFKGQVRNIGKFTISNCTLTVKLINQPLNKNDLGGEAFFKPSGLSFFSWVLGTDKDERPNTVEYKFDVAKNLPKQKSTPFTVYMPYPPYFKNGMNITKLNCY; the protein is encoded by the coding sequence ATGAGCTCAGCATATTTTACGATCGTTCATATTATCGTTCTTTTTGCGATTGCTCTACTTTCTATTTTGTTTCTTGTGTTGTCGCTTAGAGCTGAGCGAAAGCTATTTTTATCACTATTTTTTACAAATATTCTAGTCTCAACCACTCTTGCTGTTTTTTTGATGCTAGTGCTTGACAAATATACAAAAAAAGGCATGCTTGAAAATGTAAAAAGTGAGCGAATTTTACGAAATGAGAGTATTGTTTTTAAGGGACAAGTGAGAAATATTGGTAAATTTACAATTAGCAACTGCACGCTGACAGTCAAACTAATCAATCAACCGCTAAATAAAAATGACCTTGGCGGTGAAGCATTTTTTAAGCCAAGTGGGCTTTCATTTTTCTCATGGGTTCTTGGCACAGATAAGGACGAGAGGCCAAATACAGTTGAATATAAATTTGATGTAGCCAAAAATTTACCAAAGCAAAAAAGCACACCATTTACCGTATATATGCCATATCCGCCTTACTTTAAAAACGGCATGAATATCACAAAGCTAAATTGCTACTAA
- a CDS encoding DUF2393 family protein: protein MLNSIKHNLLFVLQNAKLIDFLTYGWIFLAFILIVLLGIFIAIKSWWQIGFLFILAAFFGLFVGNYYANKYINENLRPVSISKITTKQLQYVDALMVDFNITNNSNNALSICKIELDFYLSSRQNTKDFFNSLNPFARKRIILNEEFLPKQSIEVKEFVNDFAFIDYNISKKVECF, encoded by the coding sequence ATGTTAAACAGCATTAAGCACAACTTGCTTTTTGTATTGCAAAATGCAAAGCTCATTGATTTTCTAACCTATGGCTGGATATTTTTAGCTTTTATACTAATCGTACTTTTAGGAATTTTTATCGCGATAAAATCGTGGTGGCAGATAGGATTTTTATTTATTTTGGCTGCTTTTTTCGGACTTTTTGTAGGTAATTACTACGCAAACAAATATATAAATGAAAATTTAAGGCCAGTTAGTATAAGCAAAATAACCACCAAGCAGCTTCAATATGTTGATGCGCTAATGGTTGATTTTAATATTACAAATAATTCAAATAATGCACTTAGTATCTGTAAAATCGAGCTTGACTTCTATCTAAGCTCAAGGCAAAATACGAAAGACTTTTTTAACTCACTTAATCCATTTGCTAGAAAAAGAATCATCTTAAACGAGGAATTTTTACCAAAGCAAAGCATTGAGGTTAAAGAATTTGTCAATGATTTCGCATTTATAGACTACAATATCTCTAAGAAAGTGGAGTGTTTTTGA
- the hisIE gene encoding bifunctional phosphoribosyl-AMP cyclohydrolase/phosphoribosyl-ATP diphosphatase HisIE: MNSVTKSIDWQKVGGLLPVVVCDHATNEVLMLAYMNEEALNLSLSSRYAHYFSRTKNRIWKKGEESGNTQEIKAAFLDCDNDTLLLKVIQNGGAACHTGARSCFFNEINLHDGKILDTKVEVKKINYGVLDELYHVIEDRKLNANPETSYVASLFKKGENQILKKVGEEAGEFIMAAKDLSFAENSKQDEQKAKDDLIYEAADLCFHALVALSAHNIHPDAVKNELARRFGMSGIEEKRSRDVKQH; this comes from the coding sequence ATGAATAGCGTAACAAAAAGTATAGACTGGCAAAAGGTTGGTGGATTGCTTCCAGTAGTGGTTTGCGACCATGCCACAAATGAAGTTTTAATGCTTGCTTACATGAACGAAGAAGCATTAAATTTAAGTCTATCTAGCCGTTACGCTCACTACTTTTCACGCACCAAAAATAGAATTTGGAAAAAAGGCGAAGAAAGTGGCAACACTCAAGAGATAAAGGCTGCTTTTTTAGACTGCGACAACGATACTTTGCTTTTAAAAGTGATTCAAAACGGAGGCGCTGCTTGTCACACTGGAGCAAGGTCGTGTTTTTTTAATGAGATAAATTTACATGACGGCAAAATTTTAGATACAAAAGTTGAAGTCAAAAAAATAAATTATGGTGTGCTTGACGAGCTTTACCATGTAATAGAAGATAGGAAGTTAAACGCTAACCCTGAAACTTCATATGTAGCAAGTCTTTTTAAAAAAGGTGAAAATCAAATTTTAAAGAAAGTTGGCGAAGAGGCTGGCGAATTTATAATGGCTGCAAAGGATCTTAGTTTCGCGGAAAACTCAAAGCAAGATGAGCAAAAAGCAAAAGATGATCTGATCTACGAAGCAGCCGATCTTTGCTTTCATGCACTTGTAGCACTTTCAGCCCATAATATTCATCCAGATGCTGTAAAAAACGAACTTGCAAGACGTTTTGGTATGAGCGGCATTGAAGAGAAAAGATCGCGAGATGTTAAACAGCATTAA
- a CDS encoding prohibitin family protein: protein MPADLNDYFNKKKPGNDNRGSSQNSDKEPPFKKDFKMPNLPSGFGKFGALAYIVIAIIAIFAITQPFKVIHSGEVGIKSTAGKYEPNPLQPGFHFFLPFIQDIIIVDTRVRIINYTSGEDMGESMQKSYQGVGAGILRKNSISVLDARNLPVSIDITVQYRLNPENAPQTIASWGLSWESKIVDPVVRDVVRSIAGKYTAEELPTKRNDLARQIDDGIRKDIDSQPNKPVELLTVQLREIILPSKVKEQIERVQIAKQEAERTKYEVERANQEALKQAALAEGTAKAAIIEAKGKADAIKIEADATAYANKEVAKSVDQNLLNLKQIETQNKFNEALKENKDAKIFLTPGGAVPNIWLDAKDKARASSVSER from the coding sequence ATGCCCGCTGATTTAAACGATTATTTCAATAAAAAAAAGCCAGGTAATGACAACAGAGGCTCTAGTCAAAATAGCGACAAAGAGCCGCCTTTCAAAAAGGACTTTAAAATGCCAAATTTACCAAGTGGTTTTGGTAAATTTGGAGCACTTGCCTACATTGTAATTGCAATTATTGCTATTTTTGCTATCACACAGCCATTTAAAGTGATTCACTCAGGTGAAGTTGGTATTAAGTCTACAGCAGGTAAATATGAGCCAAATCCTTTACAGCCAGGCTTTCACTTCTTTTTACCTTTTATCCAAGACATCATCATCGTGGACACCAGAGTTAGGATCATAAACTATACTTCTGGTGAGGATATGGGCGAATCAATGCAAAAATCATATCAAGGCGTTGGCGCTGGAATTTTACGTAAAAATTCTATTTCAGTGCTTGATGCTAGAAATTTGCCAGTTAGCATTGATATTACTGTGCAATACCGTTTAAATCCAGAAAATGCCCCTCAAACTATTGCCTCTTGGGGTCTTAGCTGGGAGAGCAAGATAGTTGATCCTGTCGTTCGTGACGTGGTTCGTAGTATCGCTGGTAAATATACAGCAGAAGAGCTTCCAACAAAGAGAAACGATCTAGCAAGACAAATCGATGATGGCATAAGAAAAGACATCGACTCTCAGCCAAATAAGCCAGTTGAGCTTTTAACAGTCCAGCTTCGTGAGATCATCTTGCCTTCAAAGGTAAAAGAGCAGATTGAGCGCGTCCAAATCGCTAAACAAGAAGCCGAAAGAACAAAATACGAAGTAGAAAGAGCAAATCAAGAGGCCTTAAAACAAGCCGCACTTGCTGAAGGTACAGCTAAAGCTGCGATCATTGAAGCAAAAGGTAAGGCTGATGCAATTAAAATCGAGGCTGACGCAACTGCGTATGCAAACAAAGAGGTTGCAAAAAGTGTCGATCAAAATCTACTAAATTTAAAGCAGATCGAGACGCAAAACAAATTTAACGAGGCTCTAAAAGAAAACAAAGATGCTAAAATTTTCTTAACACCTGGCGGAGCTGTGCCAAATATCTGGCTGGACGCAAAAGATAAAGCAAGAGCTAGCTCAGTAAGCGAGAGATAA
- a CDS encoding branched-chain amino acid transaminase gives MNASEFIWMDGKLVKWDDAKVHVLTHSLHYANAVFEGTRAYKTKKGLAIFRLQDHTKRLLRSAKMTVLNVPYTEEELEKAQIELLRANKYNGNVYIRPLIFLGYGVMGVAHTKAPVQTAIASWEWGAYLGDEGLEKGIRVKISSFAKLAPAAQMNRAKASSNYLSSQMANYEAKEAGYDEALLLDSEGFVAEGPGECFFIVENGVLITPPNDNSLLSITQDTVIRLAHDLDIEVRRERITRDQAYTADEAFFTGTAAEVTPINSIDNRIIGNGARGEVTKRLQKAYFDVVYGLNKKYESFLTYI, from the coding sequence ATGAATGCTTCAGAATTTATCTGGATGGATGGAAAATTAGTTAAATGGGACGATGCAAAAGTACACGTTCTAACTCACTCTTTGCACTACGCTAATGCCGTATTTGAGGGCACAAGAGCTTATAAAACAAAAAAAGGTCTAGCTATTTTTAGACTTCAAGATCATACAAAAAGGCTTTTAAGATCAGCAAAAATGACTGTTTTAAATGTACCTTACACTGAGGAAGAGCTTGAAAAAGCGCAAATAGAGCTTCTTCGTGCAAATAAATATAATGGCAATGTTTATATCCGCCCACTTATATTTTTAGGATACGGCGTAATGGGTGTAGCTCACACAAAAGCGCCAGTGCAAACCGCTATCGCTTCATGGGAATGGGGTGCTTATCTTGGCGATGAAGGCCTAGAAAAAGGCATTAGAGTTAAAATTTCAAGCTTTGCCAAACTCGCACCTGCTGCTCAAATGAACAGAGCAAAAGCTAGCTCAAACTACCTAAGCTCACAAATGGCAAACTACGAGGCAAAAGAGGCCGGATACGACGAAGCACTACTTCTTGATAGTGAAGGCTTTGTAGCTGAGGGTCCAGGAGAGTGTTTCTTTATCGTTGAAAACGGCGTTTTAATCACTCCACCAAACGACAATAGCCTACTTAGCATCACTCAAGATACAGTCATAAGACTTGCTCACGATCTTGACATCGAAGTAAGAAGGGAGCGCATCACAAGAGATCAGGCTTACACAGCTGACGAGGCATTTTTTACTGGCACTGCAGCTGAAGTAACACCGATAAATAGCATAGATAACCGCATTATCGGCAACGGAGCTAGAGGCGAAGTGACAAAGAGACTACAAAAAGCTTATTTTGACGTAGTTTATGGACTAAATAAAAAATATGAATCATTTTTAACATATATTTAA
- a CDS encoding thiol:disulfide interchange protein DsbA/DsbL, which produces MKLIKMLILSAFFALNLSALTEGVEYQTLAKPLNVPKNSVVKVFSYDCPHCYKFDRTITKKLMSKLEDVKFITYHLSTKGKLGETASKIFAALISIDEANGTDLLSDESKFKQAKFAIYKARHDEKDDFDDGKDKERFINLALKAAHVSKDDYEKALNSERAKELLDAWFASYDVASISGVPAFVVSGKYLINLSAASSIDEMAKIIQELLDK; this is translated from the coding sequence ATGAAGCTTATCAAAATGCTAATTTTAAGTGCGTTTTTTGCACTAAATTTATCAGCGCTAACTGAAGGTGTGGAGTATCAAACTCTAGCAAAACCGCTTAACGTACCTAAAAACTCGGTCGTTAAGGTCTTTAGCTACGACTGCCCACACTGCTATAAATTTGACCGAACGATTACAAAAAAGCTGATGTCAAAGCTTGAAGATGTGAAATTTATCACATATCATCTAAGCACAAAAGGCAAACTTGGCGAGACCGCAAGTAAAATTTTTGCCGCTCTTATATCGATAGATGAGGCAAATGGCACTGATCTACTAAGCGATGAGTCAAAATTTAAGCAAGCAAAATTTGCGATCTATAAAGCAAGACATGATGAAAAAGATGATTTTGATGATGGCAAAGACAAAGAGAGATTTATAAATTTAGCCCTTAAAGCAGCTCACGTGAGCAAGGACGACTACGAAAAAGCACTAAATAGCGAAAGAGCAAAAGAGCTTTTAGACGCATGGTTCGCCTCTTATGATGTTGCAAGTATCAGCGGTGTGCCAGCTTTTGTAGTAAGCGGCAAATACTTAATAAACTTAAGCGCAGCTTCGTCGATCGACGAGATGGCAAAGATCATACAAGAGCTTTTAGATAAGTAG
- a CDS encoding phosphoethanolamine transferase → MTKFFNTVIKSPFINMFVVTTLVMFIANVYKIYFFEGTDRIALMHMARSLTTIFLLNLVITHVLYLLSRGLFKGVYLVYALIIFVLCFINFFTLTSLKTDINIAIIDSVLHTNPDEAGEFFQTFFEAKYLVVAMLLCIIFYAMTRYKRSNTKDFSRKTIIVLSVLYIAFAAVFFTKSAMRISSNKADRAISKLSEHILINYAFVLKKYLLDDNFLASNKQILKDYDVSKAANQNIKAEQKVANVVFVIGESLQRNEMSVYGFGLPTTPNLMALNQSGNAIIYTDTTAPDTYTNGSLSKVLNFSNYESKEPWSKSLNIVDMFSLAGYKTAWISNQSNIGGYSTTQKSVADRSDITFFTQKFASATNYAGRETDGILLPEISKIKQSLGESNFYIIHLMGNHFKYDLRYPKDFAKFTANDLQNKMNSGQKESFAWYLNSVLYNDYVINEIYKIFKDDEALIVYLSDHGEALFEVDSIRGHGMTNRFVLEIPLIFIGTDKFKAKYPQIWQKLESAKDYKFMSDDIVHTFADVIGVKPLEYNASRSLISGEFNVSRKRLVNGTDYENIKNVKPQW, encoded by the coding sequence ATGACAAAATTTTTTAATACCGTTATAAAGAGCCCTTTTATAAATATGTTTGTGGTTACAACGCTTGTAATGTTTATCGCAAATGTCTATAAAATTTATTTTTTTGAAGGAACTGACCGCATAGCTCTTATGCATATGGCAAGAAGCTTAACTACTATATTTTTATTAAATTTAGTTATAACACATGTTCTTTACTTGCTAAGCCGTGGACTATTTAAAGGGGTTTATCTAGTTTATGCACTAATCATTTTCGTTCTATGTTTTATAAATTTTTTCACTTTAACAAGTTTAAAAACAGATATAAATATAGCAATAATAGATAGTGTGCTACACACAAATCCAGATGAAGCCGGTGAGTTTTTCCAGACATTTTTTGAAGCTAAATATTTAGTAGTTGCTATGCTTTTGTGTATCATCTTTTACGCTATGACAAGATATAAAAGATCTAACACAAAAGATTTTAGCCGAAAAACTATCATCGTCCTTTCGGTGCTTTACATAGCCTTTGCAGCAGTATTCTTTACAAAATCAGCAATGAGAATATCGTCTAATAAAGCTGATAGAGCTATAAGTAAGCTCTCAGAACATATCCTGATAAATTACGCTTTTGTTTTAAAAAAATATCTTTTAGATGATAATTTTTTAGCTAGCAATAAACAAATTTTAAAAGATTATGATGTATCTAAAGCAGCAAACCAAAACATAAAAGCTGAGCAAAAAGTAGCAAATGTAGTCTTTGTGATCGGTGAAAGTTTGCAAAGAAACGAGATGAGCGTTTATGGATTTGGCTTGCCTACTACACCAAATTTAATGGCATTAAACCAAAGTGGCAATGCCATAATCTATACAGATACTACCGCTCCTGATACATATACAAACGGTTCTCTTTCAAAGGTTTTAAATTTCTCAAACTATGAAAGCAAAGAGCCTTGGAGTAAGAGCTTAAACATCGTTGATATGTTTAGCCTAGCAGGATACAAAACAGCATGGATAAGCAATCAAAGCAATATCGGCGGATACTCTACAACACAAAAAAGTGTCGCAGATAGAAGTGATATCACATTTTTTACACAAAAATTTGCATCAGCTACAAATTATGCCGGTAGAGAAACAGATGGCATACTTTTGCCTGAAATTTCAAAGATAAAACAAAGCCTTGGAGAGTCAAATTTTTATATCATTCACCTAATGGGAAATCACTTTAAATACGACCTAAGGTATCCAAAAGATTTTGCAAAATTTACAGCCAATGATCTACAAAACAAAATGAATTCTGGACAAAAAGAGAGCTTTGCTTGGTATCTAAATAGCGTGCTTTATAATGACTATGTGATAAATGAAATTTATAAAATTTTCAAAGACGATGAGGCTTTGATAGTCTATCTCTCGGACCATGGTGAGGCTCTTTTTGAGGTAGATAGCATAAGAGGTCATGGCATGACAAACCGCTTTGTTTTGGAAATTCCGCTCATTTTTATAGGCACTGATAAATTTAAAGCAAAATATCCACAAATTTGGCAAAAACTAGAAAGTGCAAAAGATTATAAATTTATGAGCGATGATATTGTTCATACTTTTGCTGATGTTATTGGTGTAAAGCCACTTGAATATAATGCATCAAGAAGCCTAATAAGTGGTGAATTTAATGTGAGTAGAAAGCGTCTAGTAAATGGTACTGACTACGAAAACATCAAAAATGTAAAGCCGCAATGGTAA
- the bcp gene encoding thioredoxin-dependent thiol peroxidase, which yields MSEFSKADMERKITLEVGDKAPEFEALNQDSVKVALKDFIGKNVVLYFYPKDNTPGCTTEACEFSANYDQFIKNDTIIIGVSPDSVKSHVGFIAKQNLKHILLSDEDKEISKLYGVWQVKKNYGKEYLGIARSTFVIGKDGKIVKIYKSVKAKDHAAKVLADLVK from the coding sequence ATGAGCGAATTTAGCAAAGCAGATATGGAGAGAAAGATAACGCTTGAAGTTGGCGACAAAGCGCCAGAGTTTGAAGCGCTAAATCAAGATAGCGTAAAGGTCGCACTAAAGGACTTTATAGGCAAAAACGTAGTGCTTTACTTCTACCCAAAGGATAACACCCCAGGCTGCACGACTGAGGCTTGCGAATTTAGCGCAAACTACGATCAGTTTATCAAAAACGACACAATTATCATCGGTGTTAGCCCAGATAGTGTGAAATCTCACGTTGGCTTTATCGCAAAGCAAAATTTAAAGCACATTCTATTAAGCGATGAGGATAAAGAAATTTCAAAGCTTTATGGCGTTTGGCAGGTCAAGAAAAACTACGGCAAAGAGTATCTTGGTATCGCAAGAAGCACATTTGTGATCGGCAAAGACGGCAAGATAGTTAAAATTTACAAAAGCGTAAAAGCCAAAGATCACGCCGCAAAGGTGCTAGCTGATCTTGTAAAATAA
- a CDS encoding tautomerase family protein: MPYVNIKIAGPEPTKEQKDQVFKEVTETLVRVLGKKKEAVMIFIETHDASNIGVGGESVEDKRKGMK, from the coding sequence ATGCCTTATGTTAATATCAAAATAGCAGGCCCAGAGCCGACAAAAGAGCAAAAAGATCAAGTTTTTAAAGAGGTGACTGAGACGCTTGTAAGAGTGCTTGGCAAGAAAAAAGAGGCGGTAATGATTTTCATAGAAACTCACGACGCTAGCAACATCGGCGTAGGTGGCGAAAGCGTAGAAGATAAGAGAAAGGGGATGAAATGA